CTTCGCCGAAGTTCCAGGCCGCATCGAGGGTGAAGAATCCGGAGTCGCTACCGAGGTCGATGACCTGGGCGACGTCGAAGTCGGTGGAACGCGCTTCCAATCCGTCGAACATCTGCGAGATGGCTGCGCGCGCGGCATTGGGGTACGACGTGAGATTGGCGGCGCCGTCGACGTCGTGATTGTTGAGTGCGGTGACAAAATCTTCGACAACGGTCGCGGCGTCAGTTTCCTTCTCTCCCCCGACGACGCACGACGCAAGAGCCACCGTCATGACAACAGCAGCTATCGAAGCAATGGCGTATTTGACGTTTTTTCCGCGGCTGCTTTTCTGTGCTCCGGGCCCCATTGGTGCAACTCTTCACTTCTGTCACAAGCGTAACAAGCACGGGATGCCTACGAACGTGTCACGGTTGAGCCACGGTGGTGTCATCGAACTGCAATCGAAATCAGGTTTACCGCAAGAAAGTGCCTGCGACCTGCACCGCAGGAGCGGAGCTGTCTGCGCCGGCGATGAAAACCGCAAACGCCAGATCTCCCTTGATCCCGACAAACCATCCATGCGCTGGACCGCCGTCAACTTCCGCTGTTCCGGTCTTGCCCAACAGTCCGTCGATGTCGGCGAGAGTCGTGGCGGTACCGCCGGTGACGGTCTCACGCATCATGGTCCGCAACTGTTCGGTCACCACCGCGGGTGTAGGCGTCACGGTCTGGTCGGCAACCCCCGGCTGTCCTTTCACGAGCATCGGGGCCGGCGTTTCACCGCGTGCGATCGACGCTGCGACCAACGCCATCCCGAACGGCGTCGCCGTGACGGCTCCCTGCCCGATCGCCGATTCGACGCGTTCGGCCGGTGTGTTCGCATCTGGCACATTTCCGGTCACTGTCGTCAGGCCCGGGGTGACGTAGTCGACGCCCAATCCGAATTGCAGTGCCGCATTGTGCAGTGCGTCCGCGGGCAGGCCGACGGCTAGTCGCGCCATCGTCGTGTTGCACGAACGCGCGAAGGCGGTGTGCAGGGGCACCGAGCCGAGATCGAACTCGTCGTCGTTGGGAATCTGTCGGCCCTCGACGTTCTCGGTGCCGGGGCACGGCAGGATCGTGTCAGGAGTCGCGACTGCGGCCTGCAGCGCCGCCGACGTCGTCACGGTCTTGAAGGTCGAGCCCGGCGGATACAGACCCGTGAGCGCAATCGGCCCCTGAGCATCGGCGGCCGAGTTCTGGGCAACGGCAAGAACAGCTCCGGACGACGGTTGCAGCGCCACGATCACCGCAGGCTGCGTCACCGCGGCGAGAGCGTTCTCCGCGCCCAGTTGAAGAGTGCGGTCAATTGTTGTTGCGATGTTCGGCGCAACCGGGCCGTCCTGTCCGGCGATTGTCGTCGCCGACCCGTTCTCCTTCACCATTTGCACCGCCCACCCAGCGGATTTGTCCTGACCTTCCTGCCACAGGTCGCTCAGCCCGCTGAAGGTCGGCGACGTCAGAGCCTTGTCGACGGACAGCAACCGTGCTTGCGGGGCAAGAGTCACCCCGGGCAGGGAAGCCAACTGCTCTTCAATGGGTGCAAGGTCTTCCGCACGAAGGGTGATTGCCGTGATCGGTTTTCCAGCGGCCGCGGCGAGGTCGCTGCGCAACGAATCTGCTGTGATCGTCGGGGCAATCGGGGAGACGAGCGCCGCCACGGCAGCGGTGTCGGCGGCGGGCTCGAGGTTGACCAGCGTCACCACCTGCTGCTCCATGATGGGCTGTCCGGCGGAATCGAGAACCGCGGGCGGTGCACCGGTCGTGGGTGTGTACCGCAGAGTGGTCGACGCCCTCAGATCCGGTGCGAGCAATGCCGGATCCCACTCGATCAACCATTGATCGCCGCTGGCCGATGCATTCCCGTTGGTGGAGTACGTCCAGTCTTGGCCTTCCCCGAAGTGCCAGGCTGCATCAAGAGTGAAGGTGCCGGCGTTGTCTCCGGATTGCTCAGCTTCCGAAACCGTGAACGTTCCCTCGTCCTTCCCCAGTCCGTCGATCATCGCGGAAATCGCGGTGGATGCTGCCGCGGGATCGGTCGTCAGGTTTGCCGCTGCTGTCACATCGTCGTCGGTGAGGGCAGACGCGAACTGCTCGGCCACTGATCGAGGCTGGTCAGGACCACTACTGCACGCGACGATGCTGCTCGCGGCGGCTACTCCCATCACCGTGAACACGGTGATTTTTCGGATCAACGGGTGGCGAATATCAACTCTCGATGGGCGCACCTCCTCGATCATGCCCGAAATTGTGGCGAACACTGGATTATCGGTGTAATCATGTAATCAGAGCAATCAACGCTCCAGACGACTTTCAGGAGAACGTCATGAAAAACTCACACGGCGCCGGCGAGCGCGGATTCGGACGCCCCGGAGGTTGGCAACAAGCATCAGTTCCCGATGCCGGTGACGCGGCCGACTGGTTTGCCGGCCGACTCCCCGACACCTGGTTCACCGGCCCGGCCGATGTTCAGGTGGACCGCGAGGAGATCGTTGTGATCGGCGAATTACCACCCGTCGACGGCGGATCCGCGGCAGCAGAAGGCCGTATCTCCCGCTTCCGTGAGACCACTCGCGCCGATCGCATGCGCATCGCCGACGAGGCCGAGGCCCGATACGGCCGGAAGGTGGCGTGGGGTGTGAAACTCGACGAAAAGACCGTCCTGTTCACACATCTCGCGGTTCCGGTGATGACACGGTTGCGTCAACCCGAGCGCAAGGTACTCGACACGTTGGTGGACGCGGGTGTTGCCAGGTCGCGCGCCGACGCACTCAAGTGGACCGTCCGCCTGGCCGGCCAGCACAGCGAACAGTGGCTCGCAGAATTGCGGGACGCGATGAAGAAGGTCGACGATCTGAGAACGGAGGGTCCGAAGATCTGACGATGCACATCACACGTTAATTCG
The nucleotide sequence above comes from Rhodococcus sp. KBS0724. Encoded proteins:
- a CDS encoding penicillin-binding transpeptidase domain-containing protein yields the protein MIEEVRPSRVDIRHPLIRKITVFTVMGVAAASSIVACSSGPDQPRSVAEQFASALTDDDVTAAANLTTDPAAASTAISAMIDGLGKDEGTFTVSEAEQSGDNAGTFTLDAAWHFGEGQDWTYSTNGNASASGDQWLIEWDPALLAPDLRASTTLRYTPTTGAPPAVLDSAGQPIMEQQVVTLVNLEPAADTAAVAALVSPIAPTITADSLRSDLAAAAGKPITAITLRAEDLAPIEEQLASLPGVTLAPQARLLSVDKALTSPTFSGLSDLWQEGQDKSAGWAVQMVKENGSATTIAGQDGPVAPNIATTIDRTLQLGAENALAAVTQPAVIVALQPSSGAVLAVAQNSAADAQGPIALTGLYPPGSTFKTVTTSAALQAAVATPDTILPCPGTENVEGRQIPNDDEFDLGSVPLHTAFARSCNTTMARLAVGLPADALHNAALQFGLGVDYVTPGLTTVTGNVPDANTPAERVESAIGQGAVTATPFGMALVAASIARGETPAPMLVKGQPGVADQTVTPTPAVVTEQLRTMMRETVTGGTATTLADIDGLLGKTGTAEVDGGPAHGWFVGIKGDLAFAVFIAGADSSAPAVQVAGTFLR